In Thermodesulfovibrionales bacterium, the genomic stretch TCCTCAATCTCAGGAAAATCTACATCAATGGCGGCAAGAGGGGGTATCTCGTGGGCATGGACCCCTACGATGCAATAAGGATTCTCAACCCGACTCTTGTGAGGGTTGGTGCAGCGCGCAGCACCTGAACAGTCCGGATTACCGGGGGTTCCCCGGGACAAGGCCCGGACCGGAGATGCTGAAGACCATTCACTCCTCTGCCTGCGATAAATTAATAATATTAATAGTCTTATAGTTGCGTTGCAAGATGCTTTTCCCCTGTGCTACATTGTGGACAGCCTGGAGGAGGGGAATTCGAAAGGAGAGCGGAAATGACGCTAAAGGAACTCTTAGAGTCAAAGCCCTCGAAAATGATCACCTGCAAGACAACCTGTCTCGTCGCCGATGCGGTGACCGTCATGGACGGCCACAACGTCGGTTCCATACTCGTCTTTGACGACAACAGCAGACTCGCAGGCATCTTCACCGAAAGGGATATCATGCACTGCTTCGCAAAAAACATCGACTTTAAACAGGAGCCGATCGCAAAGGTCATGACCCATAATCCACTCACCCTCGAAGCATCAACGGACATCAACGTTGCCATCACCGTCATGTCTGAGAGGAAATTCAGGCATCTGCCCGTCACAGAGGATGGGAAGATCGTCGGCGTGGTCTCATACAGACACATCGTTTCCC encodes the following:
- a CDS encoding CBS domain-containing protein, which produces MTLKELLESKPSKMITCKTTCLVADAVTVMDGHNVGSILVFDDNSRLAGIFTERDIMHCFAKNIDFKQEPIAKVMTHNPLTLEASTDINVAITVMSERKFRHLPVTEDGKIVGVVSYRHIVSHLLPDIIYMADDIC